The sequence below is a genomic window from Equus caballus isolate H_3958 breed thoroughbred chromosome 11, TB-T2T, whole genome shotgun sequence.
AGTAGGAGTAAGAGCttgaaagcagaggaaaaaagcaaagggGTCGTTTGGGCACCGTAATTAGAGAAATAAGGAAGCAAGACACTAAGTAGAAATGGTTCTTTTAGGGGAGTTTGTTAAAGGTAACCAAGACAACGGAAACTTCTTGTACACTCTCAGAACTCAGGGGCCAGTATTCTGCGTCATCCTGGCTCCCTCTACACACACAAATACGCACAACCACTGGTTTCTAGAGGGATCAATCATATATCGGTCAGAGGGGAGAGCTTAGAAGAGGGAGTCTACAGACCCAGCGAGACCTAGTTCTAGTTGCAACCCCAGGTCaggggagggggtgtgtgtgaaGGGAGGAGTCCCGAGCCTGGAGAGGTTGTTATTGGGTCTGGGGTCGGGAGTGTCCGGGTAGCGGAGGCGGGCACTAGCGGTGATCCTAAGGAAGCGGGGATGGTGGAGGCTGCATCACCGGGGCGCTGTCACCCGTGATCACGGCACGTCCCCGGCCCGGGCTCTCGTACCCTCCAAGGTGACAGTGTCCAGCTCTCTCTGGGAGTGctcagccgccgccgccgctgccttGCCGTCGGCCTCCCCCGTTGACGCGCCACCCGTCGCCGCCTCCTCTTTCATCTCCACGTCCTggggggccgggggcggcggTGGTTCTTGTTCCCCTCCGCCGGGCGGCGGCTTTGCCTTGTCCGCGCCGCGGCGCCGCGCCGAGCCCTCCTGCTTCATGGCACCCGGGGTCGCGGCCTAGTCCGGAGACCGAGGCCGGGGCCTCCAGTGAACGCTCGCACCAGAGACCAGGAACTGAGCCGGGATGCACACGAGCGCGGGCTCGCTCGCGTCGGGCCGCACGATGACGGAGCAGCTGCAAACCCCTTCCCGGCGCTAGGCCTTCTGGGAAACGCCAGGCCCGGCGGGCCGATGGCCGAGTCAACAAAGGGGAAAGAAATCAACAGCCGAAGTGCAGGATGGAGGCGGATCTTCGAGGGAGGAGCGGGGAGGAGCCTGTAGGGGTTCATGGGGCTTTCTTTGGAGTGCCTTAGTGTATTGATTTTCTTTCACGTTCCTCTCGAGTGCATTTCCGGGCATGTCCACAAGAGGTCCCCTCAGGCTCCAATCTGGGTTGCACCAGACTCTAAGAGCGCCTCACCCAGCGTGGAGTGGCTTGGGCCTATGGGAGCGCAGGGTGTGATGACGGGTTTCTTGCCCAAACTCGTTCTATTTGCCCCCTGCTGAGGTTGCCTTTTTGAGTTCCGAGAGTGTTGTGCTCAATGGCGGTCCGGTGCTTCCGGCTTGAGGGAAATAAAGAAGCTGCGAAAGAGGGATGTGGAGCTAGGCTGTTGggcttaaaataaaaccaaactagAGAGTAGGAAGAACCCTGTGGGATTCAGACCTTCTTGTTAGATTTTAGCTAGTGCTGAAAAGAAGGCATAAAATCTTTGCAGCCTGGGAGTGCGGAGAGGGGGAGGGTCCGTTTGTGTACAGTCACTCCAGTTTAATAAAAGATAGGGGCCGACCCCATACTGCCCAGGGCTTGCACGTTCAGGGGGAGGAGCGAGGACAGACAGCTCCAGAATATAGTCTGCTGGAAGCTGTTTTCTGGGCTGCTGTGTACTGTGGGGCCAGAGGAAAGAGGGTGTAAGCCCCCATTGGCAGAGGCTTCAGGGAGTCCGTTGGGGTGCCTGTACTGCATCCAGACAGACACTAGTGAAATGGGGATCAGAATAATAGTGTACCTAAGGAGAGCCTGAGAATCTCCCAGGGGAGGGAGATTGGACCAGAAACCGGGTCCGCgtatttttcaaaggaattttccAGTGATTCTGCAGGAGGAAGACACAGGTCGCAATTTCTtaagacacaaaacaaaaactcccTCCCTATCTTGGAACTTTTATCCCTTCCATAAATGAAAGTCCTAAGTTTTAGACCAGGTCAGACTCTACAAGACAATCTAGTCCTGTTGTAAGGTCCTAGAGGGCAGAGAATACGTTTTGACCATATTCTCCTTTATATAGAGAGAAGATATTCTTTGTATCTTCCTTTTCATACTATCGCAGCAAATAGCTCCTTGCACTAAACAGCCACTTGCTAAATGGAAAAATGTGTGCTCTAGTTTTAGGAAATTGCCTTGACCAATGCCTCCCTAACTGCCCCTAGGGCTGAGGGACAGATAACAGGACTTTTGAATCATCACTGAAACAAACTCATTAAAGCCTCTTCTAACACCGTATCTGCAACTGAAGGTGAGCGAGAAtggcagaggaagaaaacagacagccTTGCTGTTCATCCTTATGAAGTTACCCTTCTGGCTAGTTAGGGTGTTAGCTCACTTCTTTACTAAGTTTACgtcacaagagaaaaacaatcaaGTCAGCAGATCGCTCCCCAGTATGTCCTTGAGTAATAGAGTGAGATGTTGGAAGGTGCCCCAGAATGGGGGATGGTGGCCTAACACAAAGCTTTTGGCACGGGCTCATGAATTCTTGGTGAGTGAGGGAACTAGTCTGGGCAGGGGGTGGCTAAGAAGGGGGAGAGTCTGCTTCCTGGGGCCAAAAACCTGGGAGAAATTATTCCACCTATAAAACTATTCTATAAGAGATTGGTGAAAGATGTTAAAACTCAGCTTTAGGCAGAGGAGGACGGTATGAACCTAGCAGTTTTATCAGATTACAAGATCCATATTTGCAGGTCCGTCTGCCAAGCCTACCCACATCACTTCCTCCCACAACCACCCTGACTGAGGGCAGAAGAGGGAAAGGTGAAATAAGAAGAGAATATCACAATTACTTTTCAAAAGTTTTGGGTCAGTGTTTTTTTGGAGTACTATTTTTGTTAAGATCTATCTGCACTTTCTATTCAATAGACTTGGAAGTTGTCTTATTCTTGTTTGGGGCTTGTACCATATATCTCTAGGTCTTTGCCTTTCCCAATCCTTCAACCCAAGTCCAGAGGACCCCAAAGACTCCTCTTTGAAAACAAGCTACTTTGATGATCTTCTCACTTTAGAATCTAGATTCCAAATTCTATACCCTGATAGTTCTTCGAGCAATTTCCATCTGGCCTGAAGATGTACATATGATCTATATGTAGCATGataatgtctattttttttcctggcacAAGTTCAGAATTTCCTTATGATagattctttaaagaaaaacaccaaaagacATTTCATCCAAAGTGAGataatattttccattaattCCAGTAAAGCTTGAATTTTAGAAGCGTAAGTGGGAGGGATTGAGATAGGGACTTTATTACTAATTAAATGTTTGGGTTTTGTTGAAATGGTTCATAGTTTTAAAAGTGTGAGTGTTTCTACTTTGGGAAGATTTAAGCATCAGCAGATGGGCTTAGCAGGTTGCAGagccagaggggcagggagagataTAGAGTTGGACGAGTGGAAATTGGTTATCTTGGGTGCTCAGGTAGGGTTTCGTCAGCCTGGTGCCTCTGAAATGCCCTTGGGCATTAAGGACACAACCCGATGAAGTAGGGAAGGCATtagagaagcaggaaggagatggaaaaggAAAGTTAGGAGGCCTTCGTCAGAAGCTGCAGGATGGAAAGACCAGCATAAAGGGCACAGAGGCGAGGGAGGGTGTCTGGGTCCCACATGTACTGGGGGCCCGATCTCTGTACTTCCAGGCCACTCAGTCCCACTAGGGCCTCTGTGAGGGTCAGTTCCTCTTCTCCAAGGGAGGAGAGCAGGTTAGGTTGCAGGGGGAAAACACCCTCTTTATCCTGTAGGAAATTCTGTTCCATCGTGCTCTCCAcctggaagaaatgaaaatagcatgaaaagaaagaactagaaacctctcttcctttctcctaacTCATACAAACACAAAGAGGGCTACTTTTCTCTTATAAAAACTCCTTCCGTTCCATTCCATTCCAACTTCATCTGGACCTTTCACAACCCTGTACAGTGGGCAACACATTTATCTTAGCCCTATTTGACATAAGAGTGAATTGAGGCAGGctcagaaacattaaaagatttgcttggcaaagttgcaggatataaaatcaacttacataaatcagtagcatttctatactctaataacgaactaacagaaaaagaactcaagaacacaataccattcacaactgcaacaaaaagaataaaatacctcaggggtgaatttaactaaggaagtgaaggacctatacaatgaaaactacaaggctttcctgaaagaaatggatgaggacataaagagatggaaagacattccacgtacatggattggaagaataaacatagttaaaatgtccatactacctaaagcaatctacaggttcaatgcaatcccaatcagaatcccaatgacattctttacagaaatagaacaaagagtcctaaaattcgtatggggcagcaaaagaccctgaattgctaaagcagccctgagaaaaaagaacacagttggaggcatcacaatccctgacttcaaaacatactacaaagctacagtaatcaaaacagcatggtactggtacaaaaacaggtgcacagatcagtggaacagaattgaaagcccagaaataaaaccacacatctatggacagctaatcttcgacagagtagctgagggcctacaatggagaaaagaaagtcttttcagcaaatgatgctgggaaaactggaaagccacatgtaaaagaatgaaaattgaccattctttttcaccattcacaaaaataaactctaaatggatcaaagacctaaaggtaagacctgaaaccataaggcttctagaggaaaatgtaggcagtacactctttgacatcagtattcaaaggatctttttggacaccatgtcttctcagacaagggaaacgatagaaagaataaacaaatgggacctcatcaaactaaagagcttcttcaaggcacgggaaaacaggattgaaacaaaaaagccccactaattgggaaaaaatatttgcgaGTCATATaaccgacaaagggttaatctccataatatataaagaactcacacaactcaacaacaaaaaatcaaacaacctgatcaaaaaatgggcaggggacatgaacagacatttctccaaagaagatatacgaatggccaataggcacatgaaaaggtgttcatcatcactgatcatcagggaaatgcaaatcaaaactacactaaaatatcaccttacacccattagaatgacaaaaataaccaaaacaaaaagtaacaagtgttggagaggttgtggagaaaaaggattcctcatacactgctggtgggagtgcaaactggtgcagccaccatagaaaacagtatggagatttctcaaaaaattaaaaatagaaataccatatgacccagccatcccactactgggtagctacccaaagaacttgaagtcagcaactCTAAAAGtcccacgcacccctatgttcattgcagcattatttacaatagccaagatgtggaagcaacctaagtacccatcaactgatgattggatgaagaagatgtggtatatatatacaatggaatactcctcagccataaagaagaataaaatcgtcccattcacaacaacatggatggaccttgagggaattatgttaagtgacatgagccagatagagaaggacaatctctgtatgactccactcatatgagcaatttaaacatgtggacaaagagaacagattagtggctaccaggggaaaggggggttaggaggtgggcacaaagggtgaaggggtgcacctacaacacgactgacaaacaataatgtacaacatATTTCAcaagaaatttcacaagattgtaaactatcataaactcaattaaaaaaaaaagatttgcttgGGGCAGtctggtgacgtagtggttaagttcatgcactctgcttccatggcccggggtttgcaggctcagatcccaggtgcagacctacacactgctcatcaagccatgctgtggtggcatcccatatacaaaagagaggaagattggcacagatgttagctcagggctaattttcctcaccaaaaaaaaaaaaaaaaaagatttactcaTATCACTCGGCTAGAAATAGCAAAGCTAGAGTTTTCTGCCTCTTCTCCAAAGATAGGCTGAAAAACCCAGATAATTGCCCAGAAGTTCACTCTTGTACCTCTAGTTGTGAAATAGCAAAAAGGAAGAAACGTGGAGAGAAATCAGAAGTGGGCATGAGCTCCTGGGATAAGACAGAAACCCTCTAGGACGGTTCTGTCATTAGGCTAAATCTATATCTTTCCGCTGGTTCTAGCTTAGTCCCTCCCAAACTCTCCTGAGCATCTGCCCTCTTTTCTCACCAGCTTTAGCTGCACGGGCAGGATCTTTTTCTCCATGGATTTTACAAGCAGCTTCTGTTGGGCTTCATTTAGCTctggagaaaaaagcagagaaagagatgggTGGTGTTGGTGCAGAGGGGACTACAGATGTCACATGGATGCACTTCCAGAGTTTCAGCCTTAATTAGTTCCTACATTCACCCACGGTTGAAtgcctgctgtatgccaggcacctTTGCTGGGTGTGTTAGGTAAAAGTCGTACTTCCTTCACACAGAGAACTTgcagtctagtggaggagacaaagcAAGGTGCCATTACAACACAGggtggaaaggagcctgcactgAGGGGTCTACTTGAGTCTTGGTGTTTGAAGGTAGGCTTCTTAAGGGAACAACGATCTCGGCTTCCCCTGAAGGACCAAAGAGTTTTTCTTAGTGGGGGAATGTTTCatgcagagggaagaagagaattcAGGGGCAAGACCAGAAGATGTTATACTCTGAAATTAAAGCTAACATATATTGATATAAAAGTGATGAGCTTAGCTATATGGAGAAGTTGTAAATATGTGGCTGATGAAACTAGGGTTATTTGCCAACCTCTGTTAGCAAGACTAGGCCATCTTCTCAGACTGTCCAAGGTGACCCAGTGAATCCTTAGGAATGAAACCAATTTTTTGAAATGTAGAGATAAACTACTTAACTGTGGTATAATTTGcctggcattcattcattcattcattcatatttttggGAATTCATTCAGTGATTCATTCCTGTCACTGAAAAAGTATACAAAAGACCTTATTCCCCACTTACCTGTTAGAGCTCCAAGGAAATAGAGGATGGCACCCGTAGCCTCCTTTGATAGTAGGACATCTTTTGGTAGTGCTTCCAGGGTCACTTCATGTCCTTTGTCCAGAGCCCCTTCAAGCTGTGGGGAAAGGTGGGCGACCACTTAAGATAACACGGTCAGGAGGCcagcaccgtgcctggcacaaaaCAATCCCTTGAGATGTGTTAACTGGCTcccatttcctcatttctctttctaggTATCAAGTCCTGAAAAGTATTGGAGTCCTGGATTCCTTggtccctgagccttggactcaGGAAATAAAAGGTTCCAGCCCCCTTCCAGGAGGGGGCCCTGCTGGTCTGCTGCCTACGCTCCGTCCCTCAGGAAGGAGCATGTGCCTTGGGGAAATCTGCATTCTTGGCCCTTTCCCAGAGTCACAAAGGGAGCAGCAGTGGCCTGGAAGTCTGGGGGGGCACTTGGCCAGCCTTGGGAAAGGCATCCACCATCTGTCAGTGTCAGATCACCCACCAGTTGAAACGCCCACACACACCTCCACCAAAACCTGCCTTCTCCATGCCTCTCAACCTTCCACTGGGCCTCACCGTGAGCTCCAGGTCTTGTAGCTCTTTTTTCTTCCCTAGAAGTTTGCTAAGGGAGGTGAGCAGGGAGCTTCGCCCTACTTGGCTCAGCTTCTCCACTTCTTGGGTCTCTCTTTGAACCTCTTCTTTCAGTGTCCTGAAGTCCTTGTGTATGTCCCCTATGGGGACAGTGAACATGGCAAACAAGCCACCCTCCATCTGGCACCCTCCCCATTCAGTCAGCATTCTCTCTCAAGGCACTCAGGCCTCCTCAGTTCCCCATGCTCTGCTCCCAGCTTGAgcctcatctctcttttttcttgaccaAGGAACGTGGTTATGAAGTCATCCACCAGGCCCGAATAGAGGAGTTGGGGGTAGGGTAGGGTAACGAGGTGGACCTGGACCCCTATTATCATCTAAGGCAGCAGTTAATTCTCCTGAGATCCCAGGTCCCACCCCTATCAGTAGACAATTGACTTCCCTCTCTCTTAGACTCCTGCTAAAAGTTgagaaggaaggtctatttctccttttcatgaGTTAGTTGGCAAAGAAGAATGACTTTGGTGACTGAGTGAAGGCCAGAATGGGACCATTCCAGAGAGCAGTGGGTCTGTATCCAGGGATGTGGGTGGATCGGGGTAGCTTGAACCTAGATGGCTTGACCATCTGGGGGCCTGGCGTCCTAGGAATCTGTCCAGCTCGCCTTGGAGAGAATGGCTTCCTGGAAGTGGCCCCAATCCCCAGGACCTGGGACTCAGCACTTGTCTTCCTGTCCCTCCACCCCAATGCTTCTCCCACTGCCTTCATGCCAAAGCCTTGAGAGAAATTCACAAAATTCCTTACCAACATCAGATGCCTGGataactgaggggaaaaaaaccaaaatgataaGAATGTAATCCTTCAAAACAGTAGCCATACCCAGGGGATGAGACATTAATGGGGGTTAGGAAATAGATCCTTTTTTCTGGGATATCCCAGCCATCTTAAGGGTACTCTTGCTCTATTCATGGGAGGCAGGAATGGGTCAGGAGAGAAGCTAATGCAATGTGGAAAGGCGCACCTGGATTGAGTTGGCATGACTGTGGCTCATCGGCTCCTGCCCTGGGTGCTGGGCAGCAGAGTTGCAGATGTGTGAGTAACAGGTTATCACTACTAGGCCCTCGAGGACAGGGGTCTGAGGCATCAGACCACCTGGGTATCTTGTCCAAAGACTTTCCCCTTCCACTGCTTTTTCCTAAGCTGTTGGACTTTCTGCCACGTTTTGGGGACAATTGTTTCCTGAGACCTGCTCTGCCATGTTCCCTGTCAGTcccaaggagaagggaagaaaaagatggGAGTTCTAAAATTCTGAGTCAAGAAAGTTGCAGTGAAATGGCAGGAAACACTTACAGATGAACTTCTCCTCTTCTGGCTTTTCTGAAGACAGAAACAATGCACATATGTCAGCATAAAACCTCTTTGAGCCTTTTTATCTAGAGCAGTTGTCAAGGCAGCTTTATCAGTGATCATTATAAAAGCACATGGAGATTACATTAGCTCATCCGCCCCCACAATTTGGGAACACACTCTGTCTCCAAATCTTATTTCCGCCTCTGACTGTGCCTTCCGGTCTCTGTCTTTGTGTTCCTTTGTCTCTCCTGGGCAGTGTTTATATGCCTCTATCTGTCTTTCCTAAAGTTGAGGATCGATATTTTCAGGGACTTGGGAAACCAGATCAGGGGCTCCTTGGGGGCTTATGGTGTACGTTATTAGAGGGTGCAGGATTTTGGCAGCTAATGTCAGGGGTAGGGCAGAAGATGTGGGAAGCCAGGAAGCAATTTCACTTACCTCCGGGAGGGAAGGTTTGCATGCTGTCGTTGCAGATATGTGGAATAtctgaaaggaggagagaggcgAGGGGACCCTTAACAGCTGCCCCACCTTTTCTTCTCTAGTCTCAAGTCCACAGGCTCTGCTCAGGGCTAGGACCCTGCCCTCAAATGCCTCACCTCATCCCATACTCTACCTCTGTTTCTGGAAgtaatcttttcttcctctgtaaatcTTTTCCCATGATTACACTATTTTCTCCCTTGCATTCTAGTACTGgtgtctgtgtctgtttcctccGTTGGCCACAGACTTCTTGAGAGCAGAGGCTGTGCTTGTTCATCTCTGTGCCCCCTTCCCAGAGCCGACACAGTGCCTAGTGCACAGGAGATGCTCAGGACCCAGGAGTCCCACCACTCCCTGTCCAGAGTGGCCCCTGCAGTCTGTCCCTGGCAGTGGGACCACAATGCAATACACTCCTTCACTCAATCCCTGACACTGCCACAGGAGGGGACCAGAATGCCTCAGTACTGGTGCGGGTAATTCCTATCTTGAGGGGAGAAAATGCCAGTTTCTGCTCACCCCACTCATCTTTGCCTTTGACTATCAGCTGTCTCACTCGAAACGCCAGGATGCAGCCCTTGGGGATGGTTACAGCCTCCTTGTGGTTTATGGATCCCTAGGGTTAGACAATGACAATTTGTGAATCCACAGAGATTCTAAATATGAGACATGGGAAGTGGGGCTTGGGAAGGGTAAGTGGAGGACCAGGCCTGAGTGCCTGTGGGGAGATGAGAAGTTGGGAACCCTCCGCTGGTGTCCCTGATCACCTTTCCACCCAGTCTGGGCTCCCTGGAGTGAGCTTCAAAGCCCTTTTGTTCATTTCCACTGATCATCCCTCTAACCGTCTGGATTGCTCTTCCTGGTTCAGACATGAAGGAACTGGGCAGACCTGCTCCATTACCTGCCTGTGCATCCCTGTCAGACCTTAGAGCTTCCATCCAGGCCCtggttccttcttcctctttgccATCTGTCCCAAGCtaacctcctccaggaagccttccatgacTAATCCCTACTCCCAGTTCCAACTCATCCTTGAATATTTATACAAAATAGACATAGGTATGTAGAACACTACTTACTTATATTGAATTTTCCAAGTCTGTGTTCTCTGGGCTTTAACCTATGTGTTTCCTCCATGAGACTGAGAACTTCTGAGAGCGAGGATATCCCTCCTATGGATGGGGAGCACCAGGGGGAAAACCCACGACtatctgtttcctcttcctcaatATTCCCTGTGGCATCTGGCACAGAGATCTGCCCACACTGGGCACCACTGACCAGAGAGGGGATGTGTGTCTGGCAACTGGCATCAGAATCTTGAAGAGCAGGAAGAAACAGTGGGTCCTTTTCAGTCTCCTGGGTGGGCACTGATGGGGCAAAGTTCATGTAGCCTCTGAGGAGAGGCTGAATataagagagtgtgtgtgtgtgtgtgtgtgtgtgagagagagagagagagagaaccaaacCTGTAGCCCCAGTGGGGCGAAGAATGGGAGGGAGAAGCAACCCTCTGCCTTGCCAGCTCTCTCCAGAGTGACC
It includes:
- the GSDMA gene encoding gasdermin-A isoform X3, giving the protein MSRLVETETMTMFENVTRALARQLNPRGDLTPLDSLIDFKRFHPFCLVLRKRKSTLFWGARYVRTDYTLLDVLEPGSSPSDPTDSGNFGFKNMLDARVEGEVDVPKTVKVTGTAGLSRSSTLEVQTLSVSPKALETLHQERKLSAEHPFLKEMRNQGENLYVVMEVVETVQEVTLERAGKAEGCFSLPFFAPLGLQGSINHKEAVTIPKGCILAFRVRQLIVKGKDEWDIPHICNDSMQTFPPGVIQASDVGDIHKDFRTLKEEVQRETQEVEKLSQVGRSSLLTSLSKLLGKKKELQDLELTLEGALDKGHEVTLEALPKDVLLSKEATGAILYFLGALTELNEAQQKLLVKSMEKKILPVQLKLVESTMEQNFLQDKEGVFPLQPNLLSSLGEEELTLTEALVGLSGLEVQRSGPQYMWDPDTLPRLCALYAGLSILQLLTKAS
- the GSDMA gene encoding gasdermin-A isoform X1; this encodes MSRLVETETMTMFENVTRALARQLNPRGDLTPLDSLIDFKRFHPFCLVLRKRKSTLFWGARYVRTDYTLLDVLEPGSSPSDPTDSGNFGFKNMLDARVEGEVDVPKTVKVTGTAGLSRSSTLEVQTLSVSPKALETLHQERKLSAEHPFLKEMRNQGENLYVVMEVVETVQEVTLERAGKAEGCFSLPFFAPLGLQGSINHKEAVTIPKGCILAFRVRQLIVKGKDEWDIPHICNDSMQTFPPGEKPEEEKFIFIQASDVGDIHKDFRTLKEEVQRETQEVEKLSQVGRSSLLTSLSKLLGKKKELQDLELTLEGALDKGHEVTLEALPKDVLLSKEATGAILYFLGALTELNEAQQKLLVKSMEKKILPVQLKLVESTMEQNFLQDKEGVFPLQPNLLSSLGEEELTLTEALVGLSGLEVQRSGPQYMWDPDTLPRLCALYAGLSILQLLTKAS
- the GSDMA gene encoding gasdermin-A isoform X2 produces the protein MTMFENVTRALARQLNPRGDLTPLDSLIDFKRFHPFCLVLRKRKSTLFWGARYVRTDYTLLDVLEPGSSPSDPTDSGNFGFKNMLDARVEGEVDVPKTVKVTGTAGLSRSSTLEVQTLSVSPKALETLHQERKLSAEHPFLKEMRNQGENLYVVMEVVETVQEVTLERAGKAEGCFSLPFFAPLGLQGSINHKEAVTIPKGCILAFRVRQLIVKGKDEWDIPHICNDSMQTFPPGEKPEEEKFIFIQASDVGDIHKDFRTLKEEVQRETQEVEKLSQVGRSSLLTSLSKLLGKKKELQDLELTLEGALDKGHEVTLEALPKDVLLSKEATGAILYFLGALTELNEAQQKLLVKSMEKKILPVQLKLVESTMEQNFLQDKEGVFPLQPNLLSSLGEEELTLTEALVGLSGLEVQRSGPQYMWDPDTLPRLCALYAGLSILQLLTKAS
- the GSDMA gene encoding gasdermin-A isoform X4, with the protein product MTMFENVTRALARQLNPRGDLTPLDSLIDFKRFHPFCLVLRKRKSTLFWGARYVRTDYTLLDVLEPGSSPSDPTDSGNFGFKNMLDARVEGEVDVPKTVKVTGTAGLSRSSTLEVQTLSVSPKALETLHQERKLSAEHPFLKEMRNQGENLYVVMEVVETVQEVTLERAGKAEGCFSLPFFAPLGLQGSINHKEAVTIPKGCILAFRVRQLIVKGKDEWDIPHICNDSMQTFPPGVIQASDVGDIHKDFRTLKEEVQRETQEVEKLSQVGRSSLLTSLSKLLGKKKELQDLELTLEGALDKGHEVTLEALPKDVLLSKEATGAILYFLGALTELNEAQQKLLVKSMEKKILPVQLKLVESTMEQNFLQDKEGVFPLQPNLLSSLGEEELTLTEALVGLSGLEVQRSGPQYMWDPDTLPRLCALYAGLSILQLLTKAS